Below is a genomic region from Brassica oleracea var. oleracea cultivar TO1000 chromosome C9, BOL, whole genome shotgun sequence.
ATTTTTCGGAGCAAGTGATTGTGGATGTGTTGAAGGAGAAAGGCGCTTCTTTTGATGCCCCTGTTTCACGCGCCGAGTTAAGAGCCTCCGCTCGAGGGAAGATTGGTGATACTGGCCTCTTGGACCATTTGCTGAAGCACATTGATGGGAATGTGACTCCCGGAGGTGCTGATCGGTTTAGGAGGTGTCACGATACCCAAGGGACGATGCAGTATTGGTTAGAGAGTGCTGATTTGCTCAAAATCAAACGTGAGTCTGGTGTTCCTGATCCTAATTGGGTCCCCCCTCCTTGGTGGAAGCTTCAGGGTGCCAACGGCGTGATTAAAATTGAGTCTGGGGTCGATGATGATGAACCGTCTGCGTCTACTTCAGAGCTTAAGGAGGAGATGGATAGGATGAAGAGGTAATGATGTGGTTGCGATATTTATATAAGTTTCTGTTTTTTGGAGTTGAGATGTGATTGATAATATGCAGTGAGATCAAAGAGCTTGTGTCTGAATTGGCTCTGATTAAACGTGAATGTGGGATTCCCGATCCGGATTTGATTCCCTTAGCTCAGTGGAAGATCCAGAGTTCATCACATTCGCATGATTCTTCTGCTGTCTCCTCAAAGCTTAGGGAAGAACTTGATCAAATCAAGAGGTAATATTCTTGCAATATTCTAAGCTTTTCTGTTTTTTTTTTGTTTTGAAGTGTAATCTCATTTTCTTTGCGATATGCAGTGATATCAAAAAACTTGTATCCAAGCCAAAGTTACCAGATCATGCTGAAGCAAATGAGGTGACTTTTGTTTGTTTGTACAAGGAATCTGTGAAGATGAGTATATAATTAGAGACTCAGAACTGTTTGCATTTCTCTCCAGAAACTATTTAAGGAGATTATGAGTTGGAAGGTAAAGACTGATAAGCAAATTGCTGAGATCTCAAAGTCGTTGACATCGACACAGGTATAAGCCAAAAACAAGTATAATATATCTGTTTGAAGCTTCTTATCTGGGATGTTCTAACCGAGTAAAGCTTTTGCTGCAGGGCATGGTTAAGGAACTAGTTTCGTGGAAAGATAAAGTAGAACAGAAGCTGGTGGGAATTTCGAACAATGTGCAGGCAAACGGGACCAATTCCTTCAATCCAGCTCCTCAAAGCTGGGAGCATATACTGCATAATGCGAACTTGGATGACTTTACAGTGAATGGTTTCGAACCATGGGATGTTGATGCTGACCTTATCAATGTTCTGCCAGAGGCTGTCAGGCCTGATAAATACTCGCTTCCACCAAATGCTCGCAAAAGCTCTTTCCAAGACCATATGTGGTTTGAGGAACAGTCAGTTCTCAATTCCGAGATGCAAAGGACAGAGAGGTTAGAGTTGTTGCTTGGTTCCTAGGTTCCAAGAGTAGGCTTTATGGTTTATTATTGTTGTCTTAAGTAGTTTTTTTTTTTTGTGCTTCCATATGTAGCTGCATGACCAGAGGTGATTCCAGAAGCTCCAATCAGGACAAAGCTGAGATGCCTCCAGGTCCAAGAGCAGATATTGACGACACAAATATTGTTTCTCAGGTACGGTAGTAATCAAGCATGTTATAGAAGCATTCGTGAGTTGAACTGGATGATCAATTTTGGATAATCTTCTAGCCACTCGACCCTTGTCGTTGCCCTTTAGTAGATGTCACTTTCCCCACCCTTCCATCTTCTCACAGCCTTTTCACATGATGTTTTTTACAGGAAACATTGAAAGAGTTGGTGAATTGGAAAGCCAAAGCGGAGCAGCAGCTAATGGAAATGTCAGACGCTGTCCGTGCTCTACAGGGGTAGAGTCAGAAACACACACTAGGCAGATGAATGGTGGATTTACTTACATAAATTCCCTTGGAGACTTGTACAGGGTTTCTGCTTTAAAAACAACAAAAGGAAAACAAAGAGAGTAGAGATCAAAGTAGGCATCTGGAAAGTTTATTTAGGAAGAGGTAGAAGTGAGATCCTCTACATGAAAAGTGATATTTGAAGGTAGAGAGGCTTTTAAAGTTTGCTGTATATTCTCTCTGACTAACGACTCTTTATTCAACAACCAAGTTTTTGAGTAATCCTTTTTTCCTTTCTGATTATTGTTTGCTAATTATCAAAATATATACTTAACACATAGCTATTGATTATTGTTTGCTAATTATTAAAATATATACATAGCTATTTTCAAAAAGATAATGCACAGCTTAGTATCAGTTGGAATCCAATAAAAAATGAATGAAGCGTAGAGAGTATATGAATCACAAACCCACCTTTAATAAATAATAGTGGGCCTATTTTTTGGGCTTCAAGCCCACTTCAAACCGTCGCAATTAGATTAAATACGTCGTTTGTGTTGTGAACGTGAGAATAGGGTCCGAGCAGGGCCGGCTCGAACCTTTGGGCTCGGGGCAAAATTAAAAAAAAGTTACCCTTAACCGACTAAACTGAAATTTTGAAATTGTAACTACAGGGTAAAATAAAATAGCTTTCGTAAACACAACCCTAAAAATAAAATAGTCTTCCTCTTTTTATAGCTTTTTTTTTCTTGAGAATGAAATCGTTTGTTTCTACAAAAACCTTCAAAATATAACATATTTAGTCGGCTATACTTCAAAGTCAAGTTAATTTCTAAAAGTTAAGTAAAAATAAAAGTATGCCTGGATTTAAGAATAAAAAAAATGAATTAATGAAGCTGAAAGTGAAAGTGAAAATGAAAATGAAATGGATACCTGAAACAAGAAAACAAAAAAATCCTCAGACGTTTTAGAAACGAAAAAAAATATTTTGCTCTACCAAAAAGAAATCAGTGATCTCTAAAAAAGAAAAACAGGATAGTAAAAAAATATCAAAGATCACTTACATAAACTAATCAGCAATGCAAAAATCCTCGAAGAATCAAGGATTTTGAGATTTTTAAAATTGTATTGTCACTAAAAACGTCTTGATGAAATATACGCATGCCTAAAAAGCTCACATTAGGTAACTACTTTTAATGTTGATTATAATATTTTAATATTAATTATAATTTGGTAAAAATTTAATCAAATTAACATAAATAAGATTTTTTTCCACAAAGATAGATTTATAAATTTTGTATTTATTAATTTCGTTTTTCTAAAACATTATATGTATAGTTTACAAAAAATAAAGTTGCACTACTACATTAAAATGGGTCATGGACGGGTGCACTGCTGGCCCCTGGTCATCAGCCGGCCCTGGGTCCGAGACAGTTGTTATAGGGTATGTTGCTCAAAAAGGAATGTTTCGGACCGACACATGCTATAATGTTCTGAACGCCAGCCCTGAGATTTTAGGAATCATAGACGGTTTAGTAAAGATTTCAGTAGTTCGGTGGGGGGGNNNNNNNNNNNNNNNNNNNNNNNNNNNNNNNNNNNNNNNNNNNNNNNNNNNNNNNNNNNNNNNNNNNNNNNNNNNNNNNNNNNNNNNNNNNNNNNNNNNNNNNNNNNNNNNNNNNNNNNNNNNNNNNNNNNNNNNNNNNNNNNNNNNNNNNNNNNNNNNNNNNNNNNNNNNNNNNNNNNNNNNNNNNNNNNNNNNNNNNNNNNNNNNNNNNNNNNNNNNNNNNNNNNNNNNNNNNNNNNNNNNNNNNNNNNNNNNNNNNNNNNNNNNNNNNNNNNNNNNNNNNNNNNNNNNNNNNNNNNNNNNNNNNNNNNNNNNNNNNNNNNNNNNNNNNNNNNNNNNNNNNNNNNNNNNNNNNNNNNNNNNNNNNNNNNNNNNNNNNNNNNNNNNNNNNNNNNNNNNNNNNNNNNNNNNNNNNNNNNNNNNNNNNNNNNNNNNNNNNNNNNNNNNNNNNNNNNNNNNNNNNNNNNNNNNNNNNNNNNNNNNNNGGGGCTGATTTTTTTCAAAACAAATTTGGGGCTTATGTATATATAATTTTTTTCAAAAATTTTGGGGAAGAAGGGGGCCGAAGCGAATGTTTCATTCTGTCTTTATGGAGTTAAAGTTGTAAAGCTTACTCCATTGTGGTTCTGTGCAGTAGGTTGGTCTCTCATCGTAGATAGGAGCAAAAAAATGGAGGGTTTTGTGGACCACTATCTAGTTATAGGGTGGGTTACCCTTTTGAGAGGAAGCTCTGAGACTTGATGGAGATTGCAAAAGCTTTGGACTTGCATCCGGATAACTCATAAGCGTCCAGATGATCCCCATGCTCATGGAAAGTCAGAGGCTCGAGGCATCTTACGAGGTTCTCAAAGACGAGAAAGCTGTTTGATGACCTTCTTTAGAATCCAGCGTGAGAAACAAGAGGAGAGTGCAAGTAAGTTCCAAGAAGCGTAAGATGATGTCAGAGCTGGAGGAAAGGGAGTGTTCTGCCTTTGCTCCTAGTCATGCAGCTAGACTTTATGATGAAGAGTGGAAGTAGATAAGATACGTGCAAAACACGCCAAGAAGAAGAGAGGCTTTGAAGCTGGAGCTGGTGTGGAGTTCGATAAAGAGAGTGTTGACGGTTTCTTGGGTAGCAATTGGTGAATGGTATACAGAGGGAAGGAAGTGTTTTCAGAGTTTGGTGAGGTTGAAGTTGCAGTCATTAGAAGTATTCAGGACCGGTTATGAGCCAAGCCGGAAGAAACATTTGTTTCAAACCCCCAAAATTTTTGAAAAAAGTTATATATAAATAAATTCCTAAATTTGTAAGAAAAAAAATTCACGCTTCCAAACTATAGAATTCCTTCTTAATCCGCTTATAACCCCAAAATCTCAAAGGTGGACCCTGGGAGTACTATGAAGAAATGCTCTGCTCTTATTGTAATGGCTACAAAAGATGACCTGTGATGATTATTATTATTATTATTAAACTTGGTTTCTTTCTTAACCGTATGTTCTTTTTCTTATAGGTAGCAGCGACGAGAACATTGTGTGGTGATCTATATAATCCATTGCTAGTTGTACCTCTCCAAAGAGCCCCCAAACACTTTTTGTGAACTGTATTAGTCTAGTAGGTGTGCTGGTTTTATCAAGCTTATGAAGATGCGGTCATGGAAGGAGTGTTGAAACTAATTTAATTGGTTTTCTCATTATTTACTCTCTAATCTTAAGTAGGTGTGTATTAACTAGGAATGATAATGGAGTAAGTAAGCCATATGATCAAAGAATTAAAACTTTTTTAAGACCAAAGTGGTTGTCACTATCATCCATATCACAGCCTCGTTCGTTGTCTTCATATATTGTTTTAATTTTGTAATGATTTTAATGTTTAGCAAGTTGTTGTGTAGTATCTTAAATTCTACAAACTCTATCCTGAGTACAGCCCTACAAATGTCTTCCATCATCATCTTCATGACCACAATTTGAGCTTCAGTTGTAACGTATTTTTAAATTTTTAAGTTTTTTGGTTGTGTAATATCTTTCCTAGTTGGCATTTTATGTTTGTTTTGAATGGACTGATCACCACCTTTTCAATGTTCATATGGTAGATTTTTTTCAATATCTATATGTTGATTCAGTCAATACATACCCTATCTCTCGCCTTTCTTAGTATATTTAATAAGATGGATAAATGATAGTATAGCAGCTGTAAGCTAAATAAAATGAAAACTGTGATGTTTTGATTGGAGTATGTAATATTCCCTCATGTATCACAATATATGATATGAGATTATAGAATCATAGATCTTAAACGCTTTGGTTATAGATACGGCTATGGATACTGATAGATCAACAAGTAGAGATAAAGGCGCATAAACAAACAAGAATGTGTCTGAAAGAGAATTGAATGAAAATGGACGGTTTCAAATCTTGTTCTTTTTCTCTTCTATCCTCGAATTCTTTTTGGCATTTATAAAACGTGAATAAGATGATTGGAACCCTTGATTTGACTTTTAGATAAATCAGGTTTAGGTGAAAAGTAAAAACAAAGAATAGTATTTAATGAAAACCTGTGAACACGTTTCGCCACTATTCAATGTCCAGTAAGCACCTGGATACCTATCCTGACAAAGTGGGAAACTTTATACTTGCCATCAACTGAACGTACCTTTTTATTGTCAATAAAATAATTAATTAACTCATAAATATTGGCTAATAATTAATTAATAACATTTTCTACTAAATTTTTTTTTCTGGCCAAGAATTTTATTATAAATCGGTATCAGTTAATACATTTTGGTTCAAAAATGAAGGAAAAATACTTCATTTCAAATAAAATAAGTCATGACTTCCCATTTTTTCATTTATATATAAAAATTCAAATAGAAAACCTAAGACATCATCTATATTATTAAAAGAGAAGTACCTATTAAAAATACCCCTTAGTTTTTAAATTTAATTAGATTTCCATGCCACTGAGAATTAATTTGAATTCCATATTTTAATGCTTGTCTTTTTCAGTTAGATTAATGTGTTTTCTTTAAATAAATTTGAGTTAAATATAATTAATTCAACTTTAAAATACACCTATATTAACAAACTGCTGAAACAAATAATAACAAACTAGGTAATAATCTGCGTCTTGCGCGGAAGGTGATTATTAGTTTCGTTATTTTTAATAAAAACACATTAAATCTGTCTAATCTGGATATCGGTTCGGTTTTAAGTTATTTTTTGGTTTTTAATCTCCTAAAATATAGCTATTATTTTAAATTAATATTTATTTTAGTTTATTCAGTTAGAATGATTGACTTTTTAGTTTTTCGGTAAAAACCAAAAATTACTATTATTTTTCTATTTTCATGTTATGAATTTTATATAGTCGTCATGTCGAACCAATGGTTTCATATCATAGTTTGTAAACGGATAATAGTTCAAGAAAAAGAAAAGAAAATTATTAAGACAAATCATTTCACTACAATTTGGTCAGTAGTGAAAGAAACATTAAGAAAAAATATTTTAATTTCCAAAAAAAATAGATACTTCGGTTGTGATAAATACTTAGTCACAAGGTGCTCACATCAAGGTGCACATGTATGTGTATGTAAAAGTATATAAAATAGTTGAAAAATATAAAAAGATATTGTTAATTAATATTAAATGATATTTTTGTTCAAAATAATACATGAAAGATAAAATTAAAATTAAGGCCTTGACATAAGTGAAATTTTTTCATATAAAGAAAAATAAATTGTATTCGTAAATAGAGGTCGACACATATCGAAAATACGGGTATTTGGAGGCATTCACGTCGATTCAATCTATAGCCACCTGGATAGTCGGTGACTCTGATATCCGAAATGATTTAGAATTTTAAAGAATATCCAATTTGATCCATAGATAAAATAAAATTTTAAAAATAATTGAAATTTTTAATAATAACATTTTATTACAAAATAAAATATTATATAACTTTTTAAATTTTAATACCTAATATAATAAATTTAATTCATAAAAATATCGTAAAACTTATATAAACTATAATATATATAACATATATATATATAATTCTGTACATATATGTATATATAATATAACATATCGAATTAGATATATGTTCCTAAAAATATAGGTATTTGTGATTTGCTTTTTTTAATTGTATTTTAGTATTTGATTTACTTTGTAGAGTTACGAATATCCATATTTTTTGGTTCAAATCAAAACGGATAACGAATCAAATCAAATTTTATAAATATTTTGCTCAACTTTATCCGTAAACAATAATAAAAAAATATATATATGTATACAGTTTAGCTTTTGATTCGTTATTTGTTTTGATTCGAACAAAAAAAATCCAAAGTTTTATTGGAACCATGCATGTGAGTTTTATATTAAAAAATACTACTAAATATATAGTGTGAACACATTTATAAATATAGTGTGAACGTGTTAGCATATTTATTATCAAATTATTGTGAGGATGTCACGTGTCTATTACAGTGTGAATGCATTTATTACAATGTTTCTCCTTTAATATATAAAGAACTATTGAAACAAACTAAACTATGAAAAACACTTTAAAAGTTAGCTTTCACGTTTTTGGTCTTATAATACGTATACATTACCTTATATAAACAAAATTAATGCTTATTACTATAATTTACCAATAAAATATTTTGCATATATATTAGACGTGATTCACTTATGTTTTAAACTTCCTTATTATAAACTTTTCGAAATATTATCATCACTTTTTTTAATAAAAAAGAATATTCCAGCAATATCAGCTTCATATTTGAATATAAAATTAACTTTATTTCCATGATTTTATTTAAAATAGGCGGGTCAATTTATATCATGCCCAATTGGGTTTTTAGAATAGTTGTAACTCATTTTTAGTTTGAGCCAAATGCATAATATACTAATAATACATTTCAATTATATAATTAAATATGAAAGAAATGTCAATATAAATTTGATCCAACATAGTATATTAATATATATATATCCAATATTTTTGTATAGTTACATAACTGTTCCAACACACATTTAATAAATAAATATATATATATATATATATATATATATATATAACACGATACAATAACAAAATATATGATATATATCAAACTCTAGTTATAGTTAAAATATAACGAAGTGTCCCCATAGAATTCTGAATTATTTTTATTTTTATCTGACAAATTATTTTCATATATCATTATTTGTGTTTATTTATATTCCTTCTTTATTTTTATTATTTTCTTAGAGATATTTTCAGCAACACTAATCATTCATTCACCAAAAAGTGGTTCATCTCTCTCCTAATAACTCCTCAAAGTCTCTCTCTCTCTCTCTCTCTCTCTTCAAATGCCTTAAAGTCAGTGTCTTTCCTTCAGACAAGAGTTTCCTTTCTTCTTCCTCCAACTCTGCTTTAAAAACAAAAGAACAAAACTTCAAGACTCTCTCAAAAACCATGGCTAACAAATCAAGAACCAGATGGGTTCTCCCTTACACAACCAAGAACGTGGAAGACGATTACTTTCTCGGTCAAATCCTCGGACAAGGACAATTCGGAACCACTTTCCTCTGCACCCACAAAAAGACAGGCCAAAAGTTCGCCTGCAAATCCATACCCAAAAGGAAGCTCATCTGCCAAGAAGACTACGACGACGTTTGGAGGGAGATCCAGATAATGCATCACTTGTCGGAATTCCCCAACGTTGTCCGTATAGAAGGCGCGTACGAGGATACCAGCAGCGTCCATATTGTGATGGAGCTCTGTGAAGGCGGCGAGCTGTTTGATAGGATCGTGAAGAGAGGTCATTACAGTGAGAGAGAAGCAGCTAAGCTTATCAAGACGATTGTTGGTGTTGTTGAGGCTTGTCACTCTCTTGGTGTTATGCATAGAGATCTCAAGCCTGAGAATTTTCTCTTTGCTTCTTGTGATGAAGATGCTTCTCTTAAGTCTACTGACTTTGGCCTCTCTGTTTTCTGCAAGCCAGGTTTTGATTTGTGTTGTCACTATTTTTTTTGAAGAAACTCTTGTTTGGTTAATGATGTTATGAGTATTTAGTTAGTTAATTGATGATTTTAGCTTGTTAAGAGCTCTCTCGCTACTGTGTTGTTGTATAGAAGTAGCATCAGAGTCTGAATGATTCTGTATTTCAGCTTCATGTTCTCTAAAATGATCAAATGGGATGGTTTTAAGAGTGTTACAAGTGAGTTTATGTGTTGTTGAATATGATAAATGTGGTTTAAAGCTATTAGTATCAGTGACGGCGTCTAGTCACCCGCCTAGTCGGCAAATATGGTTAAATGAAATGGTTTCTTTAAAAAATCGGTCTAGGCCTTCAAAATATCGCTAATCAATAATCCTCTATAAAACACCTAATTATTACATAGCGATTTTTTAAACATGTGATTAGTATTCTTTAAGATCTAATCTTTTAACTGTTGTGACTGTGTGAGTTTGTGTGTATTTTAGTTGCATTAGTTAATATTGATATGGAGCTCTGGTTCTTGGACACACAATCTTTGAATTTTGTTTTTATCTTTCAGGGGCAACGTTTTCAGAACTTGTTGGGAGTGCATACTATGTAGCACCTGAGGTTTTACATAAGCATTACAGCCGTGAATGTGATGTATGGAGCGCTGGAGTTATCCTCTACATTCTCTTATGTGGTTTCCCTCCTTTCTGGGATGGTCAGACTTTCTTTCTTTCTCTTCATAGAGTTTCCATCAAGTGTTTACTCTCTGATGTGTCATGTCTTGAATCCAGAAAGTGAGTTTGGCATCTTCAGAAAGATTCTACAGGGAAAAATTGACTTTGAGACAAGTCCCTGGCCTAGCATCTCAGAGAGTGCCAAGGATCTTATAGTGAAAATGCTAGAGAAAGATCCAAAGAAAAGGCTAACTGCTCATCAAGTGTTGTGTAAGTTCTCTCATCTTCTAAGCCTTTAGCACACAATGGTGATTGATTGATGCTTTATTATTTTGTTAGGCCACCCATGGATTGTGGATGATAAGGTTGCTCCAGACAAACCTCTGGACTGTGCAGTACTGTCACGCTTGAAGAACTTCTCTGCAATGAACAAACTTAAGAAGATGGCTTTCCGAGTGATTGCAGAGAGACTATCTGAGGAAGAGATAGGTGGACTCAAAGAACTGTTCAGAATGATAGACACAGATAACAGTGGCACCATCACATTTGAAGAGTTGAAAGACACTGTGAAGCGCGTTGGTGCAGACCTTATGGAATCAGAGATCCAAGAACTCTTGCGCTCAGTAACTAACGAACTCTCTTCTTATTATTACCTATTTTTAACTTTCACTATCATCTTCTCATTGTGTGTGTGTATCAGGCTGATGTTGATGAGAATGGATCAATAGACTATGGAGAGT
It encodes:
- the LOC106313156 gene encoding uncharacterized protein LOC106313156 (The sequence of the model RefSeq protein was modified relative to this genomic sequence to represent the inferred CDS: added 32 bases not found in genome assembly), which gives rise to MSDKITPRPIRLKRSTMDPSFVSSVTSSGKAALVKVKLEHDKHVSSEDDSSSSGKALVAVKLEKEEEESGLLVTTTTRRTPKRKRLADLVERFEKQRTSQRGLTTRWNTERIDFSEQVIVDVLKEKGASFDAPVSRAELRASARGKIGDTGLLDHLLKHIDGNVTPGGADRFRRCHDTQGTMQYWLESADLLKIKRESGVPDPNWVPPPWWKLQGANGVIKIESGVDDDEPSASTSELKEEMDRMKSEIKELVSELALIKRECGIPDPDLIPLAQWKIQSSSHSHDSSAVSSKLREELDQIKSDIKKLVSKPKLPDHAEANEKLFKEIMSWKVKTDKQIAEISKSLTSTQGMVKELVSWKDKVEQKLVGISNNVQANGTNSFNPAPQSWEHILHNANLDDFTVNGFEPWDVDADLINVLPEAVRPDKYSLPPNARKSSFQDHMWFEEQSVLNSEMQRTESCMTRGDSRSSNQDKAEMPPGPRADIDDTNIVSQETLKELVNWKAKAEQQLMEMSDAVRALQG
- the LOC106317933 gene encoding calcium-dependent protein kinase 12-like — protein: MANKSRTRWVLPYTTKNVEDDYFLGQILGQGQFGTTFLCTHKKTGQKFACKSIPKRKLICQEDYDDVWREIQIMHHLSEFPNVVRIEGAYEDTSSVHIVMELCEGGELFDRIVKRGHYSEREAAKLIKTIVGVVEACHSLGVMHRDLKPENFLFASCDEDASLKSTDFGLSVFCKPGATFSELVGSAYYVAPEVLHKHYSRECDVWSAGVILYILLCGFPPFWDESEFGIFRKILQGKIDFETSPWPSISESAKDLIVKMLEKDPKKRLTAHQVLCHPWIVDDKVAPDKPLDCAVLSRLKNFSAMNKLKKMAFRVIAERLSEEEIGGLKELFRMIDTDNSGTITFEELKDTVKRVGADLMESEIQELLRSADVDENGSIDYGEFLAATIHLNKLEREENLVAAFSFFDKDGSGYITVDELQQALKEFGINDSHLDEMIKDIDQDNDGQIDYGEFVAMMRKGNGSGGISRRTMRNTLNFANWKSSS